A single region of the Wenzhouxiangella sp. XN24 genome encodes:
- a CDS encoding ABC transporter ATP-binding protein, protein MPAQDPVIHQDQAIHVELDGVCKDYDEHGQPHQVLDGVTARIARGELIVLVGRSGSGKSTLLNIIGGLDRPSRGEVRIGGEALTTLSEDRLARLRRRGVGFVFQFFNLVPTLTALENLLLPLDLLGVPRDEADARARQWLETVGLPGRGDSFPEEMSGGEQQRIALARALIHRPGLVIADEPTGNLDLETARQVLGLLDDLCRREGTTLVMATHSPEVIGVADRVFTIHEGRLEISTP, encoded by the coding sequence ATGCCGGCGCAAGACCCAGTAATTCACCAGGACCAGGCCATTCACGTCGAGCTCGACGGCGTCTGCAAGGACTATGACGAGCACGGCCAGCCACACCAGGTGCTCGACGGCGTCACCGCTCGCATCGCCCGCGGCGAGCTGATCGTCCTCGTGGGCCGTTCCGGCTCGGGCAAAAGCACCCTGCTGAACATCATCGGCGGCCTCGATCGCCCCAGCCGCGGCGAAGTCCGCATCGGCGGCGAGGCGCTCACGACGCTCTCCGAGGACCGTCTCGCGCGGCTCAGGCGCCGGGGGGTCGGCTTCGTATTCCAGTTTTTCAATCTCGTGCCCACCCTCACTGCGCTCGAGAACCTCTTGTTGCCGCTGGACCTGCTCGGGGTGCCGCGCGATGAAGCCGACGCGCGCGCGCGGCAGTGGCTGGAGACGGTCGGGCTGCCCGGGCGGGGCGATTCCTTCCCGGAGGAGATGTCCGGCGGCGAGCAGCAGCGGATCGCCCTGGCGAGAGCCCTGATCCACCGTCCGGGCCTGGTGATCGCCGACGAGCCCACCGGGAACCTGGACCTCGAGACCGCCCGCCAGGTGCTCGGCCTGCTTGACGATCTTTGCCGCCGCGAGGGGACCACGCTGGTCATGGCCACGCACAGCCCCGAAGTGATCGGCGTGGCGGATCGCGTGTTCACCATCCACGAGGGCCGGCTCGAGATCTCCACGCCGTGA
- the pspC gene encoding envelope stress response membrane protein PspC: MKREPNPVRFYRDPVNGKFGGVCAGLAEYFGFDLALTRILTVVAMFFFPAIFLVYLALWMVLPTKPVTLYRDEDDREFWRGLRVSPAETLSEVRHRFRAADAKLQRMERYVTSRSFGLDREFKDLERSEGR, from the coding sequence ATGAAGCGCGAACCCAATCCGGTCAGGTTCTATCGCGATCCGGTGAACGGCAAGTTCGGCGGAGTGTGCGCGGGCCTCGCCGAGTATTTCGGCTTCGACCTGGCGTTGACCCGCATCCTGACGGTCGTCGCGATGTTCTTCTTCCCGGCGATCTTCCTGGTCTACCTGGCGCTCTGGATGGTGTTGCCGACCAAGCCGGTGACGCTCTACCGCGACGAGGACGACCGCGAGTTCTGGCGGGGCTTGCGGGTTTCCCCGGCGGAAACCCTCTCCGAGGTGCGGCACCGGTTTCGGGCCGCCGACGCCAAGCTGCAACGCATGGAGCGTTACGTCACGTCGCGCAGCTTCGGCCTGGACCGGGAGTTCAAGGACCTCGAGCGAAGCGAGGGACGCTAG
- a CDS encoding PspC domain-containing protein → MRRHRHAPAGTVFYRDPANGMILGVCAGLADQFGFRLGALRIVAALSLLLFTMPTLLVYVVAGLLLPGKPLRYYGGRDERELWRSRRGDRGEMKA, encoded by the coding sequence ATGAGGCGGCATCGCCACGCCCCCGCCGGCACCGTGTTTTACCGCGATCCTGCGAACGGGATGATCCTAGGCGTCTGCGCCGGGCTTGCCGACCAGTTCGGTTTCCGTCTCGGCGCCCTGCGCATCGTCGCCGCGCTGTCGCTCCTCCTGTTCACCATGCCGACCCTGCTGGTGTATGTCGTGGCCGGCCTGCTGCTGCCCGGCAAGCCCCTGCGTTATTACGGTGGACGGGACGAACGTGAGCTGTGGCGTTCGCGTCGCGGCGATCGCGGGGAGATGAAGGCATGA
- the pspB gene encoding envelope stress response membrane protein PspB encodes MSEIFGVFMIILAAVVLPLMLILHYVTKWKSSRTLSGDEQRMLEELWQDAQRMESRINALETILDDQVPDWRRRT; translated from the coding sequence ATGAGCGAGATCTTCGGTGTCTTTATGATCATCCTGGCCGCCGTCGTGCTGCCGCTGATGCTGATTCTTCACTACGTGACCAAGTGGAAGTCCTCGCGCACGCTGTCCGGCGACGAGCAGAGGATGCTGGAGGAGCTGTGGCAGGACGCGCAGCGGATGGAGAGTCGCATCAACGCGCTGGAAACGATCCTGGACGACCAGGTCCCCGACTGGAGGAGAAGGACATGA
- the pspA gene encoding phage shock protein PspA, translated as MGIFSRFSDIVNSNINALLEKAEDPEKMVRLIIQEMEDTLVEVRSAAARAIADRKQLDRRLGDARREGDDWARKAELAVRKGRDDLARAALAEKAHAEERITGLEAQGQQVETVLAQLNEDMARLQEKLADAKTRQKAMILRHRTAGHRLEMRRQIHETKIDDALVRFEQFERKLEDAEGRVEAYDLGQRKDLGREFASLESAESVEAELAALKRRVGEDSRGEA; from the coding sequence ATGGGCATTTTTTCCCGCTTTTCTGACATCGTGAACTCGAACATCAACGCTCTGCTGGAGAAGGCCGAAGACCCGGAGAAGATGGTCCGGCTGATCATCCAGGAGATGGAAGACACGCTCGTCGAGGTCCGCTCTGCGGCTGCGCGGGCCATCGCGGATCGCAAGCAGCTGGATCGCCGCCTGGGCGATGCGCGCCGCGAGGGAGACGACTGGGCGCGCAAGGCCGAACTGGCGGTGCGCAAGGGGCGCGACGATCTCGCGCGTGCGGCGCTCGCCGAGAAAGCGCATGCCGAGGAACGCATCACCGGCCTCGAGGCGCAAGGACAGCAGGTCGAGACGGTGCTGGCCCAGCTGAACGAAGACATGGCGCGCCTGCAGGAGAAACTGGCGGACGCCAAGACCCGGCAGAAGGCCATGATCCTGCGGCATCGCACCGCCGGCCACCGCCTCGAGATGCGCCGCCAGATCCACGAGACGAAGATCGACGACGCGCTGGTCAGGTTCGAGCAGTTCGAGCGCAAGCTCGAGGATGCCGAGGGCCGTGTGGAGGCCTATGATCTCGGCCAGCGAAAGGATCTCGGCCGCGAGTTCGCCAGCCTGGAGTCGGCGGAATCGGTCGAGGCCGAGCTGGCGGCGCTGAAGCGCCGCGTCGGCGAAGATTCGCGCGGTGAAGCCTGA